The Sinomicrobium kalidii region CTGGCGGAAATTGTCCATCTGCCGGAATCCAGGGTGGGCAATATACTGATGCGTCCTGCGCTCCGTGGTTATGAAATCCCTTACCTGGCCAAGTCCGTATTGCCGGAAGAGGGGCAGTTGCCTATAGAGGACCTTCGCATTTCCGTAAAATACGGAAGAAACATCCGCCTGAGGTCGGAAAAACTGAATAAAGAAGTCGTTCCGCACCTTACCAATGCCCATAATTATTCTTCCAATTCCCTGCCTATTTACCATTTTCTCTGTGATATGCAGACCCAGGGACTTCGGGGAGGCGTGGGACTCAACCTTGGTCCCTTTGCAGGGGAATATACGTTTATTCCGCGGATAGCATACGGTAATCTTATTCTTTCGGAAGCTACATGGAACCTGAAAAAAGAAGATATCGAGCCTTTGAAAAAACGGATAAAGGACGATGATAAACCGGAAGAAGCGATCGAGACCTTCAGAAAAGAACGGAAAATCCCGCAATACGTGATGCTTGCCGATGGCGATAACGAATTATTGATTAACTTTAAGAACCTCACTTCCGTAAGAATGCTCCTGGATACCGTAAAAAAACGGCAGGGTTTTAAACTCACCGAGTTCTTCTTTGGTAAGAACGGGGTTGTTAAAGATAGAGACGGTGCATACTACGCCAACCAGGTCGTATTGTCTTTTTATAACAGTGAAAAATTAAAGAATGAACGATAAACCTACACAACGCAATTTTATTCTCGGTGATAGCTGGTTGTTCTACAAAATATATACGGGCCCCAAAACCTCGGATACCATTCTCACGGAAGCCATCCGGCCCGTTGCCTTACAGTTGATACGGGAAAAAGTAATAGACAAATGGTTTTTTATGCGTTATTCCGATCCGAAACACCATCTCAGGGTTCGTTTTCATTTTAACGCACCGGATACTATTGGCACAATTATCAATCGCCTGTTACCTGCTTTCAGGGATTTTACGGATAAAGATCTGATATGGAAGATCCAGGCCGATACCTACAAACGGGAACTCGAACGCTACGGGCACAATACGATGGAACTTGCGGAAACCCTGTTTTTTCACGACAGTACCATGATAACGGAGTTCCTGGACATGATAGAAGGCGATGAAGGTGAAGAACTAAGATGGTTGTTTTCATTGAGGGCAATGGATTCGCTTCTCGACAGTTTCCTGTACACAGAAGAAGAAAAACTCGCCCTGCTGGAACGGTTAAAGACGGGATTCGGTGAAGAATTCGGAATGAGCAGACCGCTAAAAAAGCAGCTGGATGACAAATATCGTAAATACAGGGCTAAAATAGATGCGTTCATGGTCTTTCAGGCCGGGGACAATCCGGATTATGGCCCGATACTGGAAGTATTGGAACGAAAAAAACGTAACATAACACCCGTGGCAAATGCTGTTTTAAAGCACCGGGATGAAAAAACACTGGAAGTGCCGCTGAACGATCTTATGGGGAGTTACATCCACATGCTGATGAACCGCCTCTTCAGATCCAGGAACCGCATGCACGAAATGGTGTGTTATGATTTCCTGTACAGGTATTACAGATCGGCCATTGCGAGAAAAAAGAAAGGGAAGAACGCGATCGGTAATCGTAAGGAAATTGTAAAAAGCCAGGGAGGATAACAAATTCCTGCGGACTTATTTTTTTACATTTTTAGCCCCTTCGATAACCTTGGCCTTTAATCCTTCTTTGTAAACCAGTACTTTGTCCAGCACACATTTATCGCCGCTTCCGATGATCTGGGCGGCTAGTATCCCGGCATTTTTGGCCCCGTTCAATGCTACGGTGGCCACGGGGACTCCTCCCGGCATCTGCAGGATGGACAATACGGAATCCCAGCCGTCTATGGAATTACTGCTTTTTACCGGAACCCCGATAACCGGGAGCGGCGACAGCGAAGCTATCATTCCCGGAAGGTGTGCAGCTCCCCCGGCACCGGCAATGATCACTGAAATTCCGCGATCGTGCGCATTTTTACCGAAGTCGAACATTTTTTCCGGTGTCCGGTGTGCCGACACGATATCGACTTCCACCTCAATGTCAAACCCTTTCAGAATATCTATGGCGTCCTGCATAACGGGCAGGTCGCTGGTGCTTCCCATAATAACGGCTACTTTGCTCATTTTGTTCGGTTTTTTGAACTCCGGCTTCCTGTCATCTCGAGTGTAGTCGAGAGGTCGTGGAGTCGCTGGATTTTATTGTATTATTTTCTTCTTATAACAGTCTTAACAGACCACCTTAATGGTATTCTTCACCTTCTCCGCAATTTCCCTTGCCTTGTCGATGTCCTTGTTCACAATGGTCACATGCCCCATTTTACGAAACGGCCGGGTTTCCTTTTTGCCGTAAATATGCGGGGTTACCCCGTCCATTTTCATAATAGCTTCTATATTACGGTATATTACTTTCCCCGTATAACCTTCTGCCCCGGTAAGGTTTACCATGATACCGCCAACCTTACTGTCAGCAAGTCCCAGTGGTAATCCCAGTATGGCCCGAAGATGTTGTTCAAACTGGTTGGTGTAGCTGGCTTCTATGCTATAGTGTCCGCTGTTGTGCGGGCGGGGGGCCACTTCATTTACAAGGATGTCATCATCTTGCGTCCGGAACATTTCCACGGCCAATAGGCCTACGTGGCGGAACGCTTCGGATACTTTCAGGGCAGTTTGCCGGGCCTTTTCTGCCACAGTTTCATCTATTCTCGCCGGGCAGATCACATATTCCACCTGGTTCGCCGTGGGATGGAATTCCATTTCCACCACAGGGTAAGTGGATACTTCCCCCTTGGTGTTCCGGGCCACAATCACTGCCAGTTCGTTTTTAAACGGGATCATTTCCTCGGTAATGCATTCCACATCGGGCAGGTTGTCCAGATCGGTATGTGAGCGGATGACTTTCACCCCTTTTCCGTCATAACCGAATTGTGCGCTTTTCCAGACGAAGGGAAAGTCGATACTTTCATTTTCCAGTGCCGTACGGATTTCACTGGTATATGCATATCTCCTGAACACGGCCGTAGGGATATTGTGATCTGTGTAAAAGAGCTTCTGCCTGGCCTTGTTCTGAATGGTCCTCAATGTGGCGGGAGAAGGGAAAACCTTTATGCCTTCTTCTTCCAGTTTCTCCAGGGCATCAACATTTACATTTTCAATCTCGAAGGTGAGGACGTCCACTTTTTTCCCGAATTCATAAACGGTATCGTAATCCATAAGATCTCCCGTATAGAATGCATTACAGGCAATCCTGCAGGGAGCTTCCCTGCTGGGGTCGAGGACACAGGTATAAATATCGTATTTCCTGGTTTCGTACAACAACATTTTTCCGAGCTGTCCGCCGCCGAGTATTCCCAGTTTGAAATCGGAAGAAAAGTAATCCATGTATTTTGCGTTTGTATTTACCTCCGCAAAAATAATTATTTATACCGACTACTAAGGTTTTAACTTACCGAATTAAGCAAAGTGGCCAATCCGCCCCGCAAGCTCAGGACCTTTGCAGCAGGGTATTCCCGCAAAAACCACTGTGCGGCCTGCCTGCTCCTCACACCGCTCTGGCAGTAAAAGACAATGGTTTGATGGGTGGGGATGATATCGCAAAGCGATTCCAGTTGGTCCAAAGGAATATGGAGGTCCGGACTATCCGGCGGAAGCATATCCATACGGGAACTTTCCCTTTCCGAAGAAGTACGGACATCAACGACAGTTGTGTTTTTCAGATCGGAATTTATAAAGTCTTCAGAAGTAATTTCATCCATCACACCTTCATCACGGATACAGGCATATTCAACGTCGTTGAGGGCGTCCGGTATTTCCTGAACATTCTTACTGAATTTCAGTGTCTGGGTCTGCATGGTGAGGCAATCTATCGTCAGGAGTTTTCCGCTCAATACCTGTCCTATGCCGCAAACCATCTTGATCACCTCATTGGCCTGCATGGCACCGATAATGCCGGGCAGTACACCGAGTACCCCTATTTCCGCACAGTTCGGGGAAGCCCCGGGAGGTGGCGGAGTGGGGAAGAGACACCTGTATGTAGGGCCGTCCTGATAATTGAATACGGAAACCTGTCCTTCGAATTTGTAAATGGAACCGAAAACCACAGGTTTGTTACACATAACAGCGGCATCGTTGACGAGGTACCGTGTGGGAAAATTATCTGACCCGTCCACGATAATATCATATGAGGAAAACAGTTCCAGGGCATTTTCTCTGGTCAGCGCTTCGGGATATGCCGTTATTTGTATGTGCGGATTCAGTTTTTTCAGTTTTTCTGCTGCAATTACGGCCTTGTTCTGTCCGATATCGTCAGTAGAAAACAATACCTGCCGGTGAAGGTTGGACACCTCTACCTTATCATGATCTATAATACCTGTATTTCCCGTTCCGGCAGCGATGAGATAAGGAAGTATGGCAGAGCCCAGTCCGCCTGCACCGATGACCAGGACCCTGGCGTTTTTGAGTTTTGCCTGTCCGCTTTCCCCGATCTCGCTTAGTATGAGTTGCCGGTGGTATTGTGCGTTTTCTCCTTTAGATAACATGACGACTCTTTTTTAGTAGTATAAAGGTACAACGAATAAAGTATTTCGGATAAGGCAGTATTAGAAAATCGTGTATCCGACAATTACAGATAAACTTTTGTAATTTGAATCCCAGTATACATAATTCAGAATACTTCTGGATTGGTACCTCAATTCCAGGCTGTATTTATTGTTATACTTGTAACCGAGTCCCAGGGCCAGATGAGTATTTGATTTGGTTTCCAGGGTCCTGTAAATGGAAGAGTCATCAGACCGGGTAAAATCTATGGATGAATCGAGATCTGCATTGAATACCACAGAAAGATTGGCAAATAGTTTTGAGTTGTCGTCAAGAAAAAAATAATGCCGTACCGACAGGGGTATTTCAATCGATTTGTAATCCACACTTGTGGTAAGTTTACCCCCGGATACATTGTCGGCATCGATCGTTTTTTCTGACTTGTAATATTGATAAGTGGGCTCAATCAACACACTCCATTTGTTTTTGTTAAAGGGTAGAACAAATTCGCCTTCCAAACCGAACCTGAATCCCGGTTCATTGTCAAAATCGGTTTTTCTTCCACTTGATTGATTTCTGTCTATACTTAAGGAAGAGAATTTAAGGCCGGGCCTGAGGGTGAGATGGAACATCCTCTTGTTGTTCTTTTTGTAACTTACGAATTCCGAATGGGTACACGAATTATATTTCGTAAATAAATTAATCAGGGAATTTTTTCTGTATTCGAGTGTCTCCACTTTCCTCATGGTAATGGCATCGCATTTTAGTGACTGCCAGAGTTGTTGTTTGTACTGAATGTTTTCCCCTATTTTGTTTTCAGCGGCAAGATATTTTTTATAAACCAATTGCCGGATTTCATCTAAAGTATCTGTCTTAAAGAAGTAACATCTCAGGTTTCCGTTTTCATAATGGTATAAGCTGGCCTTACCTTCGATCAACACTTTTAAAAAAAGCTGTTCTTCTTGGAACTCCGGGGCTTTGTTACTACTTAATGAACCGATTCTTTCGTCTGATTTGTCAATTTTGACCGTCGCCCTGATAAATTTAGAGATCCCCGATACGCCAAACTCCTTTACGGATGCCATAGTTCCGGCCTTTGGGGAATCGGTTTCGGTTAGTTTATACTGAAATTCAGTCGGGTTGTTTTTCCAGTCGATATTTTTAATCAGGCACTCCGTTTTTTGTCCGGAATTATCAATAAAATATCCCTTTTCAAAAGATATTTGTGCATAGGATTTTACACTTAAGATTGTAGTCAGAAGGAAAAACAGTTTTTTTGTCATGCATTTAATTTTGTGCCACTGGGGTTTTTGCTTTTGGGTTAAGGCAATGGCAGGGGGAAACCATCTTTATTGGCGGATTAATAAATTTCATCAAACATACTAAAAAAGATAATATGGGAAACAGAAACCATTACTTTGATGTTTCCCTGCCTCACAAAATATCAATACCCCTTTTCCCAGTCTTTCCAAACCACTTCATAGCCTTTCCTGCGAATCATTCCGGCTATTTCCTCAGTAGTTCGCTCATCACAAATCTCGAACTGTTCCAGGGATTTCGGGTCTACGACATAGCCTCCGGGATTGGTTTTGGATTCTGCGCTTATGGAATTAACACCCAGCTTTATCATGTTATCCCGGAAGGCCATACTTTCCCTTGTGGAGAGTGAAAGTTCCACATCCTCATCCAGCAGCCGATAGGCAAAGATCAATTGTGCGAGGTCTGTATCCGTCATGACCACCTTGGGTTCCAGACCGCCGGAATGGGGGCGTAGCCTCGGGAAGGAAATGGAATACCGGGTTTTCCAGTATTTTTTTTGCAGGTACCTGAGGTGAAGTGCCGTGAAAAAACTGTCGGTTCGCCAGTCTTCCAGTCCGAAAAGCGCCCCGAGCCCTGTTTTATGGATCTCAGCCTGT contains the following coding sequences:
- the purE gene encoding 5-(carboxyamino)imidazole ribonucleotide mutase codes for the protein MSKVAVIMGSTSDLPVMQDAIDILKGFDIEVEVDIVSAHRTPEKMFDFGKNAHDRGISVIIAGAGGAAHLPGMIASLSPLPVIGVPVKSSNSIDGWDSVLSILQMPGGVPVATVALNGAKNAGILAAQIIGSGDKCVLDKVLVYKEGLKAKVIEGAKNVKK
- the moeB gene encoding HesA/MoeB/ThiF family protein; its protein translation is MLSKGENAQYHRQLILSEIGESGQAKLKNARVLVIGAGGLGSAILPYLIAAGTGNTGIIDHDKVEVSNLHRQVLFSTDDIGQNKAVIAAEKLKKLNPHIQITAYPEALTRENALELFSSYDIIVDGSDNFPTRYLVNDAAVMCNKPVVFGSIYKFEGQVSVFNYQDGPTYRCLFPTPPPPGASPNCAEIGVLGVLPGIIGAMQANEVIKMVCGIGQVLSGKLLTIDCLTMQTQTLKFSKNVQEIPDALNDVEYACIRDEGVMDEITSEDFINSDLKNTTVVDVRTSSERESSRMDMLPPDSPDLHIPLDQLESLCDIIPTHQTIVFYCQSGVRSRQAAQWFLREYPAAKVLSLRGGLATLLNSVS
- a CDS encoding porin family protein, with protein sequence MTKKLFFLLTTILSVKSYAQISFEKGYFIDNSGQKTECLIKNIDWKNNPTEFQYKLTETDSPKAGTMASVKEFGVSGISKFIRATVKIDKSDERIGSLSSNKAPEFQEEQLFLKVLIEGKASLYHYENGNLRCYFFKTDTLDEIRQLVYKKYLAAENKIGENIQYKQQLWQSLKCDAITMRKVETLEYRKNSLINLFTKYNSCTHSEFVSYKKNNKRMFHLTLRPGLKFSSLSIDRNQSSGRKTDFDNEPGFRFGLEGEFVLPFNKNKWSVLIEPTYQYYKSEKTIDADNVSGGKLTTSVDYKSIEIPLSVRHYFFLDDNSKLFANLSVVFNADLDSSIDFTRSDDSSIYRTLETKSNTHLALGLGYKYNNKYSLELRYQSRSILNYVYWDSNYKSLSVIVGYTIF
- a CDS encoding thiopeptide-type bacteriocin biosynthesis protein, yielding MNDKPTQRNFILGDSWLFYKIYTGPKTSDTILTEAIRPVALQLIREKVIDKWFFMRYSDPKHHLRVRFHFNAPDTIGTIINRLLPAFRDFTDKDLIWKIQADTYKRELERYGHNTMELAETLFFHDSTMITEFLDMIEGDEGEELRWLFSLRAMDSLLDSFLYTEEEKLALLERLKTGFGEEFGMSRPLKKQLDDKYRKYRAKIDAFMVFQAGDNPDYGPILEVLERKKRNITPVANAVLKHRDEKTLEVPLNDLMGSYIHMLMNRLFRSRNRMHEMVCYDFLYRYYRSAIARKKKGKNAIGNRKEIVKSQGG
- a CDS encoding 5-(carboxyamino)imidazole ribonucleotide synthase, which codes for MDYFSSDFKLGILGGGQLGKMLLYETRKYDIYTCVLDPSREAPCRIACNAFYTGDLMDYDTVYEFGKKVDVLTFEIENVNVDALEKLEEEGIKVFPSPATLRTIQNKARQKLFYTDHNIPTAVFRRYAYTSEIRTALENESIDFPFVWKSAQFGYDGKGVKVIRSHTDLDNLPDVECITEEMIPFKNELAVIVARNTKGEVSTYPVVEMEFHPTANQVEYVICPARIDETVAEKARQTALKVSEAFRHVGLLAVEMFRTQDDDILVNEVAPRPHNSGHYSIEASYTNQFEQHLRAILGLPLGLADSKVGGIMVNLTGAEGYTGKVIYRNIEAIMKMDGVTPHIYGKKETRPFRKMGHVTIVNKDIDKAREIAEKVKNTIKVVC